A window of Chiloscyllium plagiosum isolate BGI_BamShark_2017 chromosome 25, ASM401019v2, whole genome shotgun sequence genomic DNA:
TAGAGACCAGGGATCAatcttgttctgtgctgtactattccgCACCATATGacacaatcaaatactgaaatgCCAAAGGTTCACAGGTCTATTTCTGAATGAAATCACATCTCTAGATGTGGCTGTTGAGGTGAGGTAGGACCAGGCTCATCTGTGATGCCTTCCACAATCAACAGCCTGTCGACATAGCTGCTTTTGCTCAACCCTAAAAATGGTGACTCGTAATGTGTGGCAATGTGACTGACACCCAGCCAGAGTCAACCTCTTCAGGTAAAGAgagaatggagagaaaattcagcaaACTGCAGTCTTATCAGTTCCGTGCTATTATTTGTTGTGGAATTTCTTCCATCTTTCTGCAGGTCATGTTCAGTGAGGAATCCGTGCCAAAGGGCACTGGGGAGTACATCCTATGCTACTACAGCAACAATTTCAACACCATTGTGGGAGTGACTGAACCCTTCCAGGTCAGAAGATGCAACCCAAGATCTGCCCTCATGTGTCTCTACTGCATGTGTTTTATGTTTCTGAATGCAATTTAACAACTGAGTAGCACAGCGCATGGCAGTGAATGCAAGTGTCCAGGTTTGATGGCCTTTTGGAGCCATGTCTAGTGCCAGTCCATTCGCAATTTGGTGACACCTCTTTTTGTGTCATTGAGAGACCAAAATTGGGCATGCGCTTGGTGATACCATTTATGTATCcactatttaaatattttcttgaTTGTGCCAGTAATAATACGCTGATAGATAGTTTGAATCAACACCAGAAAACCTGGACATAAGCAGGATAATGACACAGAAAGCTGTTTTGGAAAACTGAATTTTCTCCCATCCTCTCTTGAAGCTCCTGACTCAGGGAGTCAGTAATCCTTGACACACTTTTTTTGTACATACTTATATCTATGTATATGtacataaaatctggaatattagAACTAGAAACTAACAGTTGGGTGTACATGTTCTTGGTACCTTCAGAAGCTTGTAGAGATGGTAGGAATCATTCCTAGTTGCAGTCCAGGATTCCCTTCCTCACCAGCAGCCTGCAAAAATAAACAAGGTAGAATTCTTATTTTTTCAAGTTGGAGAGGTGTTTATTCAAACATCAGTTAACACATATCTATACaccacagtgacagcagtgtgtgtgagtaatccaaaaacattttaaaaatgaatttactGCTGATTTGAAAAACTGACCACATTGTTACCAGAAGAAAGACTAGGTGAATCCTGTGAAAAAACTCAAAATGTCAAGAGGCATAATAATGCATACACTGGCCTGGCCTTAATGAACTGGGGGAATCAATGATTTTATAATGCTATTTGAGAAACTTAAGCAAAAATGTAAGTTAATTTTCAGTAGTCACCTAGAGATATTCGCAACAAAGTATGAGTCAGCTTTACCCTTATATGGGCAGGACTTACAAGATTAAATGTATTTAACAATGCGGAACTGATTAAATAAGTTAGAAAACTCCCAAATGTCATTTTTGAAAGGTTTAACACCTTAACCATGACCAACATCATTGACAGTAGTTTATTTAGTTCCATGTTTTCTGGTTGCAGATTAGAAAGTCAGATGTAACTCCAGAATCTTGGTGTCCTTTTTCCCTCAGTCACATCAGGACTTCCTGGGTTTCCAATGTTCTTCACATTTATTCCAGCCTATAGTGCAATATTACCATTTTCATTATTAAACAAGCATGTGACAAGTACTCTGCATGTAACAGGAtctgttccaaatatttgaaaaggtatctttgatagtTTTATCACCCCTTTAGGAGGGAAGTTTTCTTTCTGCAGTATTTGGTGAATTGATTCCACCTCCCCCCGCCCCGCCCCAGTCCCTATTGGTACTTTGGGGCATGTTATTCATCCATTACCTTGGCCAAATTTCAGCATTTACTGAACTCAAGATCAACAGTCCCTCCTTGGACTATCtagatattgtttcaagaaactctcctggatgcaccAAATAAATTTTGCTCCATCTAAGCCCCTGCTAaaaagggagtcccagtcaatattgggcaaGTTAAAATCACCACCACAGCCACCCTGTTGTTTGTATATAATCTGCTTACATATCTGATCCTTCATCTCCCAGTAGCTCTTGGGAAGCCTATCATTTAACCCTATCACAGTGATTGAACCTTTCTTActcctgagttctacccatattgcctTGCTGTATGAACCCTCCAAGATTCCTATCTTAGTACAACTGTGACATTCTGCTTAATCAGCAATGCAAATCCCCCATCCCTTTTATATACCTCTCTAtcattactgaaacatttaaaccctggaacattgagctgccagtcctgctcttcTCTCAATCATGAAtctgtaatggctataacatCATTGTTCCCTGTACTAACTAAGGGTCTAAACTCATTTGGTTTACTTGTTTTACTCctcgcattgaaataaatacacctCAGATGCCAGTCCTGCTGTCTTCATTACCCTGGCCTTGCCTCCTAGGCTTACTTGATCTCATCTCTTACTTGATCTCTCCTCTTCAAACATTCCACATGCTGACTTgttgctctggttcccacccccttgccaCACTAGTTGAAACCCTCCCAAGTGgtactagcaaacctccctgtaaggatattggtgcccctcctgtttaggtgcaacctgtccttcctGTACAGGTCCCACCAACCCTGAAAAAGATCTcaatgatccagatatctgaagccctccctcctataccagCTCTTGAGCCACACAGTCAACTGTATTATCTTtctatttctggcctcactagcatgtggcacatgGAGTAATCCCGAGATTACAACCcgagaggtcctgcttttcaacttcctgcATATGTCCCTAAATTCCCTTTGCCGGAACTCATCTCGCTTTCTGCCAATGTTGTTGGTACCAGCCTCTGgcgctcaccctcccccttcacaaTACCCTGTACACTCTCAGAAACATTCTTGACTTTCACACCCAGGAAGGTAACACCATCATGGAGTCTTGCTTGCAGCCACTGTAACACCAGTCTGTACCCCTGACTAcagagtcccctatcaccactGCTCACCTACACTTTGACCCTCCCTGCTATACAGTAGAGCCAGTCGTGATGCCTCTGgtctggctgctgctgctgctttccatTGAGAGGCCATGCTGCCAACAGTATCTAAAATAGTATACCTGTTtgagaggggaatggccacagggagcTCAGGGACTGCCTGCCTCCCCCTCCTGGTGGACACCCATCTACCTGACCACATCTCTGGAACTCCTTTCTGCCTCTTCTCTGCTTCTCAGTGAGTCTCACCATCAttccaaccgatccatgtgatctgaGAGGAGCTGCAGGTTGACACATTTCTAACTGTGTGGGACATTTCACTTCCCCACGATCTCCTACATCTCATGGGAAGGGCAGACCACTCCAACACCTGTTATTCCTACCCCTCTAATAATTACTGgatgaaaagaaaaggaagaccTTACCTTGCTGTACCTTAATGCTGctcaccaccccccccctcaGCAAAGCCCGGAACGACAAACGTGGATTGTTTTCGCtagagcattggaagctgaggggtgaggAAGTGGGAGGGGTGATGCAAACACTGGGCCGAGGTATGTAAAtttatgagaggcgtggatagggtagatagtcgagtctttttcccaaggtggaaatgtcaaaaacTATGGGGAATTAGgttgagggggaaagtttaaaggagatggggcaaggcaaggtttttacacagagggtgctagATGCTTGGAATGCAGTGCCAGTGGCGATGGTAAAAGCATATATGATTGCAATGTCtaagaggtatttagacagacacatgaacaggcagagaatagagggatagagaCTACGTGCAAGtggatgggattagtttagaatagcatcatggtcagtgTAGACGTAATGGGCATAGGGCCTGTTCCAGgttaatgttccatgttctaaagaGTGATTTGGCCAAGGCAGAGCTGAAGCAACCAACAGAAGAAAGACCACAACCTTTAAGTTAAAAAAGGACATACAGCACCTGTGATTAGAGTCACATAGCAGAAGATTTAACAAACTCAAAAGGGTATTATGACAGGAGGCAATCTGTCAGAGTGTAACAAAAGGAAACCTGCCACCCTCCAAGTACATGCTCCTGTAAAAGATCTGGAGCATGCAATTCCAGTCCAAGAGAGAAAACCTTACATTCAAAGCTCTAACCTCAGCTGAGATCAGGTGTGTTGCTATGAGTTCTGTGATAAAATCTGAATCATCACCATTCCGGCTTGAAGAAAATGAGAACTCTATCTTGTTTATTCTTGCAGACTGCTGGACAAACACTTTACTCAACCACTTCCAACTGGTTCAGTGAAATGGTACGTGCTTCTCCAGGTGAAGCTGTGAAATATGTCTCCCAACCCTGGAACATTTACACCTAACTATTGGTTCCTAGCTCTAAAATATAACAATATATTACAAGAATATATAACACCTAAATCAATTGATCAGAATTAACCTGTAAGCTTCATGAATGGCCCTTGAGGTTGACATGACATCTCAGAGGTATATGTTCATGTGGTGTACCAAGACCAAACCCCACTTGAGTTCATTATGAATGATGTATAGAGGGGCATGCCAGTCCAGGGAGAGGGTGGTGCACGATCAGCTTTCAGTTTCTGTCGGTACTGTTCCTCAAAGGAATGCCACAATCACCTTCAGTCGTGTGTTCTTCCTCCAAAGAAGTATTTGCAATTATATAGCACCTTGCATaacctcaggacattccaaagagCATTACTGAAAGTAGGTTCCTTAGGAAGTGTAGTCACTGGCATGATGTGGAAAATGTAACAGCCAATTTTCACCTGACAAGCTGtttcaaacagcaatgtgatgaagATTGGATAATCTGTTCTGATGTGTTGGTTGTGGGatgaatattggtcaggacagagGGGAGAGTTCCCCTATTCCTCTTTGAAGTAGTGTGATGGGATCCTTTACAATCACCTAAGAAAGCAGATGTGAgattcagtttaatgtctcattcaaaaCATATcttatctgacagtgcagcgttccctcagttCCTCACTAGACTGCCAGTCTAAACTTTAcatctggaatgggacttgaattcaGAACCTTCTGAGTTGAGAGTGCAATAAAAGTCCAGTTCACAATAGGCAGAGCAGATTGATATCTGATCAGCCTGTGCCATACAAATGTCAGCTCCAATGTTggaattgtctttcaatgtttgaAACTGGGAACACTAAAAAATGTTgaagacatttaaaaggcatctgtatgggtatatgaataggatgggtttggagggatataagctgggtgttggcaggtgggactagatagggttgagatgtctggtcggcatggacgggttggaccgaaggctctgtttctgtactgtacatctctatgactctatctcacaAGGGCCCTTTTGCCAAAAGATTGCAGATTGACATTGTGATAGGGAGGGACTGCGCTACACCGTATCAGGTGAAGGACGGTGTCCAATCTGAACAGTGACCATTCCCAGCTCTGTATGAGGTGCCAGCAATCGGTCAGACACAGAACCAACTTTTCCCTGCTATACAAATACATACAAAATCAAAGTAAATTTCCCATTTCTTCTCCCTCTAGATTATTCTGCCCTCCTCAAGTTCTGACACCAGCAAGTCTGACAGCTCTGATTCCAGCTCAGATGGAGAGGAGATGAGTACCTTGAAGCTGATCCGCCCCAAATCTCGCAGCCCCAGCCCCGGCAAAATGAAGAAGGGGAGCAGCCGGAGCCGTAGTCGGAGTAagagcccagttgctccaataaCACGGTCCCTACAGGGGCTCAATCTCAGGGTAGGCTCCAAGCACAAAAGCAAAAGCCGCAGCCCCTCACCCAGGGGGGCTCAGGTGTCCATTTCTGGCCAACCCAAATCGTCAGGGGGCAAACCCACTGCAGGAAACAGCCAGAACTCAGCAAACAACCTGCGGGACCGACTTTCACCTTCAGCTtcagcaactttcaaagacccaGCATCTTGGGAGAAAGAGCCGGCTTTTCTTGGCACAGGCTCTGCTACGATGGGGGGACCTAGCAGTCAGGTTCAGGAACTCCCTGTGCAGCAAAGGGACAGCGCTCAACATCCACAACTGTCTCCGAAACTCTCCCAGCATCATGGTCAGGATGGAGCCGTCACTTTAAAGTTAAATAAAGCAAATCAACTCTCCACCGGCAAGTCTTCTCAAAGTGTCCAAGTCCCTGGGTCAGAGTCACAGCCACCAATATGGCAGTAGGAAGAGTGGAGCAGCATTTTCAGAGAGAAGAAACTGGCCACTGGACAAGGCAAAGTAACAAGGAATCAAAGGTCTCATGTTGACGCAAGGAGTCAACAAAGCACAGAGAGACTGGAGAGACTGTAATTGTTACATGTAATTGGAAGATGTGTGGGACAATCAGCCTGCATTCTGATTTTTAATGTGATATGAGTTACCCCAAGAGGCTGGATGACTTTTAGGGCCTCTGGAATTGATGAGTGGATGCAATCATGATGTAATTATTTAATTAGTTACTTAATTCACACTCTAACTAATGTCATTACCATCCCACTGCGTGAGTGAGATTCAGAGCACACACTCCAGCAAACTTGCTCCTCATCTTCATTGTTCTCTTCTGTTGCTTATCCATCTTGCCCTCTTTCAGTGTCTCTCCTTTTTACGCATTCCTTTCTGAGTGAGTGACTTTGTGGCTGTTCTTGTTTCACCTGCTGCCTTCTCACGCCTGTCTCTCTTTTTAAATGTCATTTTCTCAGTATTTGCTTCATTGTTCTGATGCAGAGTGATTCTTAACTTTTGTGCATTCATGGGAAAATCACACTCTTGAGCTGCATGAGTGGAAAGTAGGAATAGAACTTTATATCCTTTAATCTCCATTTCCTCCCAGCCTGGATGTCTGCTGGGAGCTTGAGATTAAAGAATCACTTTAAAACTATATTTCTCGAATGTTTATCAATACTCTGTCATTGTCCATCTCTCTCTATTTCCTGAAGTTTACTGATACAGTGTGTGCCAGTTTATTCATCCCGGAACACAGCATGTGTGGAACTGTACATCACACTTTGCTGCAGAAAATGGATCCAGGGTGTTTTGACTCTCAAAATGCTGCCAGTTCACCTCTTGCTATATGGGAAAGATGTAAGGAATGTTGCTTCTGGAAAACAGTATGGCTCTTGGCTGCTAAGCAGCACCTGGGAAATTATCAGGAATGTTTCATACAGAGTGCATCTTGAGCCCTTATTACCCATCAGTGCTGGAATAAAGCTACCAGCATTCCTAGCCTGTGTTGGCAGGTGACCAGCTTTCTACTCAAGTATTCAAAGAATCACTGCTCTATCCATCTGGCTTTTGGTGACTTACTCTGGAACCAGTCTGTAGGATGTAGGTATGGAGTCTAGCACTGAGTCACCTGATTGACTCACTCCCTCAAAGGAAGGTGATGGTTCCAGGCCTTTGTTCTAAACTTCCCCAATAGTTGATAATCAAAATTCATCCCATACTGATGTAGAAGTACAGATCTGTGAACACAAGTGAATATTAGACTTGgctaaatgtgaaaaaaaattaaaattaagttaTGCTTTTGGATGTATATAATTACATAAGCTTCTTGTATAagacattttaatttatttacctTCTACCTCCAGCTCTGGTCAATTCTTCCCTTGCCCAAATATATGGGATTTAACTGGTGCACAATTCTACAGACATTGAATGTTCTGCTGGCTGTGGCTCATCTATAAGCTTAGTCAGTAGTGGTGAAAATATTAATCATGATACCATATGGTGAATACTTCAGTAAAATCACAGAACCTTCAGTGTAGACAAGAACTCCAGAAAAAATAGGAACTCTTCAATAAGGATGAAGATTCTTCATTTACAATGTGGATCTTCAGTAGAAATTAGGACACTTAAGTATAGGTGAAGATAGCTTCAGAAGCAAGGAGGACTGTTTAATGTAATTGAGAGCTCTTTTATAATAGACCAGATTTATTTAGTATAAGACATTTTTGAGTGTTGTGGCAGTACCACAAgaaataggaccaggagtagAACATTGGGCCCTCCCaggcctgctccaacattcaataagatcctggctgattcaacactcctcacgtccactttcctgccttttccccataactacTGATtctcctattgatcaagaatctatctcagtttaAAAAATACACATATACTACAGTAGCAATCCAAAGGCCTTACTAAGCTAATGATAAGAGTTCAAATGCAACACAGCAGCTAagaatttaacttttttaaaaaaaatatagtaCGGTGACCATAAAAGTACTggattgctatttttaaaaatctggcctattattcaacaccaggttatagtgcaacaggtttaattggaagcacactagcttctgaaagctagtgtgcttccaattaaacctgttggactataacttggtgttgtgtgatttttaactttgtacaccccagtccaacactggcatctccaaatcatcgcCTATTATTGttctttagagaaagaaatctgctcaCCTAACCCAGTCTGTCACAACTTAACTGCGATCTGAAATGG
This region includes:
- the inpp5jb gene encoding phosphatidylinositol 4,5-bisphosphate 5-phosphatase A isoform X3; translation: MINKRLKDAIFTDQWSELFMDTLSPFGYVLVTSERMQGQLLLVFAKYYLLPNLQDIQTDCTRTGLGGYWLNIAKAIEPALNGFQEGPLNFRPTYKYDVGTNTFDTSSKKRKPAWTDRILWRVKMSDCYDLSPNLRRSKSPDGKSSHIQVLQHVYRSHMEYLISDHKPVTAIFSLKFSHKMQTPLIQLQVEDEWNKPSDAVVRYRMASSFAKSSWDWLGLYRVGFKHHKDYVTYIWAKHDETDATKQCYQVMFSEESVPKGTGEYILCYYSNNFNTIVGVTEPFQIILPSSSSDTSKSDSSDSSSDGEEMSTLKLIRPKSRSPSPGKMKKGSSRSRSRSKSPVAPITRSLQGLNLRVGSKHKSKSRSPSPRGAQVSISGQPKSSGGKPTAGNSQNSANNLRDRLSPSASATFKDPASWEKEPAFLGTGSATMGGPSSQVQELPVQQRDSAQHPQLSPKLSQHHGQDGAVTLKLNKANQLSTGKSSQSVQVPGSESQPPIWQ